ATCGGTCCGCGCCAATTGGGTAAGTATGGTTTTATAAACTTCGCTTGTTATTCACCACGCCACACCCTCTTCGGCCAAGTTGGAAAGCGGCACTGTCCTGATATTCTCGGCCAATGAATAGCGTTTGGATCCAGGGTAAATTACCATTAGTGTGGATAATTCAAGATCTTGCTTTGCCGCCAGCATCGATGGCGTCAGCCGAGGAGCGTCAACGCGTTTACACTCCACGCCAATTTTCTTGCCATCTTTAATCATGAGCAAGTCCAGTTCAGCCCCGGAGTGGGTGCGCCAAAAATATACTTCCTCTGGGGCAGTCGCCTTGATCATTTCTTCGATCACGAACCCCTCCCAAGATGCGCCGCTGCGCGGGTGCAAAAGCAGTTCCTGTTCGGTGCGGATCCCCAGAAGAACATGGAGCAACCCCGTGTCACGAATATACACTTTTGGAGACTTCACCTGCCGCTTTCCCAGGTTAGCATACCAGGGTTGGAGCAGCCGCACCATAAACAGGTTCTGAAGTAAATCGACATACCGGCGCGCCGTGCCTTCGCTGATGTTCAAGGTGCGAGCCGCTTCAGCCGCATTCCAGACCTGCCCGTGATAGTGAGCCAGCAGGCTCCAGAAGCGAAACAGACTGGTGGAAGGAATGCTGAACCCGAATTGGGGAATGTCTCGTTCCAAAAATGTGGATACAAAATCTTTGCGCCATTCAAGGCTGGCTTCTTCGCTGGATGCAGTGAATGAAAGCGGAAATCCACCGCGCCGCCAGAGGGCGTTTTGTGCCTGCGCTCCCACTTCCTCCAGGCTGAATCCGCTCATGGAAAGAGTGGAGATGCGCCCGGCGAGGCTCTCAGAAGATTGTCGCAAGAGTTCTGGAGAAGCACTCCCTAAGATCAAAAAACGAGCAGGGAGCGGGTTACGATCCGCCAGCACTCTCAGCACGGGAAACAGGTCCGGACGCCGCTGAATTTCATCGATAACCACCAGGCCGGTCAGATCCTGCAAAGCAGTCATGGGCTGGTCGAGCAGTGCCAGGCTTAATGGGTCTTCCAGGTCAAAATAATTGACAGAGCTTGGGGAGATGAATTCTCGCGCCAGGGTGGTTTTGCCGGATTGCCTGGGGCCGATCAAGGCTACGACTCGATTGGCGTCGAGTTTCTTTTGGACGGTTTGTCTGAGATGAGTGCGGTCAATCATACCTGCATCATACCATGAAATTCCGCTATCCAATAGCGGAATTTCATGGTAGTCACCTATATAAACGCCTCCCCTCTGCGTGCAACGGAAAGGCATGGCATGGTGATGTAGGGAATGGAATTTATCCTTTCACCCCTGTATATAGGGATGATGGCCGAAAATACATGGTAATTACTTTATTAGGCGGCGTTAAGTCCCGCAGGTCGGAACTTACGCCCCTTCGGGCGCACTGAAGAGTGTACCTGTACATACGACTCGGTCCGCGGGGGGAGTACTTACAACAACGATCTAAGGAACGCAGAGTCGCGGCCCGACGGAATTGGAGTCCACGCTTTTCCACCCATTATAAACACCCACATTTCATGATCAGCTTCGACCGCTCTTCAGTAGTTTGGAAACCTCGCCCCAAATAGGGCAACGGTCGTAAATCCCCAGAAAAGCAACAAGCCCTCCGAGACCAGCCACCAGCCAGCTGTCAGTGAATAATGCAACCAGGAACAGCAGCGCACCAGCCCCCAGGCGCAGGTAACGATCAAAGGGCGTCAAGGGAATTTTTACTTCCGACCCATCGGCCAGAGCTATAAACATGGCGCGATAGCCAGTTTCGTTTTGGGATCCTGTTACGCGTCCAACGATCTTCCCGTCCCGCAGTGCCATTACAGTAGGAATACCCGATATGTGGAACTGTTCGAGCACTTCTTGTGAGTCATCGGCATTGATCGGCAGAAAATTCACGGTTTCAGCATACTCCTGCGCAAGCTTTTCCAGGATAGGTTTGGTCCTACGGCATGGGCCGCACCAGGGCGCCCAGAAATCTACAATCACGGGCTTACCCATTTGCGTTATCTTGATTTGAAAGTCTGATAGGTTCATAAAAATCAAGCGAGCGAATGATTGCTCATCCGTTCCGGGGGAATGGTTGGATTAGCCTTTAAAGGTGCTGATTTTGAAGGGTAGGTAGAGCGGGCAGAACGCGACGATGGAGGTCAATAGAAAGACCGCGCCGAGCACTACCAGGATAATACCGAACATGCCTGTGACGGTTCCGCCAAAATATAGATAGGCAAACAGGGCAGCGATGATGACCCGGATAATGCGGTCAAGGTTGGACATATTGCGTTTCATAGGAAAATCTCCTTTTGGGTTGAATTGGATTGAATGGATACACTCATTGTAGGAGATTCACCCCAAGTTGTCTGTGACAAAGTCACATAACAGCCAGGGAATTCAGACTGTCTATATCCAGAATTTCAACAGTTCCTCTCTCTACAAGCACCCAGCCGCGCTGGGAAAAGTCCTCTAGCAAGCGGCTGATCACCTCTCGTGAACTGCCCAGGTCGGCAGCAATATTCTGATGCGTGGTGCGAATCGGGTTCTGCCACCTTACTAGTTTCAGCAGCCAGGC
This is a stretch of genomic DNA from Actinomycetota bacterium. It encodes these proteins:
- a CDS encoding thioredoxin family protein; this encodes MIFMNLSDFQIKITQMGKPVIVDFWAPWCGPCRRTKPILEKLAQEYAETVNFLPINADDSQEVLEQFHISGIPTVMALRDGKIVGRVTGSQNETGYRAMFIALADGSEVKIPLTPFDRYLRLGAGALLFLVALFTDSWLVAGLGGLVAFLGIYDRCPIWGEVSKLLKSGRS
- a CDS encoding DUF2892 domain-containing protein, producing the protein MKRNMSNLDRIIRVIIAALFAYLYFGGTVTGMFGIILVVLGAVFLLTSIVAFCPLYLPFKISTFKG
- a CDS encoding ATP-binding protein — translated: MIDRTHLRQTVQKKLDANRVVALIGPRQSGKTTLAREFISPSSVNYFDLEDPLSLALLDQPMTALQDLTGLVVIDEIQRRPDLFPVLRVLADRNPLPARFLILGSASPELLRQSSESLAGRISTLSMSGFSLEEVGAQAQNALWRRGGFPLSFTASSEEASLEWRKDFVSTFLERDIPQFGFSIPSTSLFRFWSLLAHYHGQVWNAAEAARTLNISEGTARRYVDLLQNLFMVRLLQPWYANLGKRQVKSPKVYIRDTGLLHVLLGIRTEQELLLHPRSGASWEGFVIEEMIKATAPEEVYFWRTHSGAELDLLMIKDGKKIGVECKRVDAPRLTPSMLAAKQDLELSTLMVIYPGSKRYSLAENIRTVPLSNLAEEGVAW